The following coding sequences lie in one Pseudorca crassidens isolate mPseCra1 chromosome 2, mPseCra1.hap1, whole genome shotgun sequence genomic window:
- the RBP7 gene encoding retinoid-binding protein 7 isoform X2: MPADLSGTWNLLSSDNLEGYMLALDIDFATRKIARLLKPQKVIEQNGDSFTIHTNSSFRNYLVKFKVGEEFDEDNKGLDNRKCKSLVIWDNDRLTCVQKGQKKNRGWTHWIEGDQLHLEMFCEGQVCKQTFQRA; encoded by the exons atGCCCGCCGACCTCAGCGGCACCTGGAACCTGCTCAGCAGCGACAACTTGGAGGGCTACATGCTGGCCCTAG atATTGACTTTGCCACGCGTAAGATAGCCAGGCTGCTGAAACCACAGAAAGTGATTGAGCAGAATGGGGATTCTTTTACCATCCACACGAACAGCAGCTTCAGGAACTACCTTGTGAAATTTAAAGTTGGAGAAGAATTTGATGAGGATAACAAAGGCCTGGATAACAGAAAATGcaag AGCTTGGTCATCTGGGACAATGACAGACTCACCTGTGTGCAGAAGGGGCAAAAGAAGAACAGAGGCTGGACCCATTGGATTGAAGGGGACCAACTCCACCTG GAAATGTTCTGTGAAGGCCAAGTGTGCAAACAGACGTTCCAGAGAGCTTGA
- the NMNAT1 gene encoding nicotinamide/nicotinic acid mononucleotide adenylyltransferase 1 — protein MENSEKTEVVLLACGSFNPITNMHLRLFELARDHMNGTGKYEVIKGIISPVGDAYKKKGLISAHHRVIMAELATKNSKWLEVDTWESLQQDWIETATVLRHHQEKLEASSCDQQQGSPVLERPGRKRKWAEQRQDCSQKKSLEQTKTKGVPKVKLLCGADLLESFGVPNLWKCEDITKIVGDYGLICITRAGNDAQKFIYESDVLWKHQNNIHLVNEWITNDISSTKIRRALRRGQSIRYLVPDLVQEYIEKHSLYSSESEERNVGVILAPLQRKTAEADT, from the exons ATGGAAAACTCAGAGAAGACAGAAGTGGTTCTCCTTGCTTGTGGTTCCTTTAATCCTATCACCAATATGCACCTCAGGCTGTTTGAGCTGGCCAGGGACCACATGAATGGAACAG GGAAATATGAAGTTATCAAAGGCATAATTTCTCCCGTCGGCGATGCATATAAGAAGAAAGGACTCATCTCTGCCCATCACCGAGTTATCATGGCAGAACTCGCCACCAAGAACTCAAAATGGTTGGAAGTTGATACATGGGAAAGTCTTCAACAGGATTGGATAGAGACTGCCACGGTGCTAAG ACACCATCAAGAGAAACTGGAAGCCAGTAGCTGTGATCAGCAGCAGGGCTCACCTGTACTGGAAAGGCCTGGACGGAAGAGGAAGTGGGCTGAACAAAGACAAGATTGTAGTCAAAAGAAATCACtagagcaaacaaaaacaaaag gTGTGCCAAAGGTGAAGTTGCTGTGTGGAGCAGATCTCTTGGAGTCCTTTGGTGTGCCCAATCTGTGGAAGTGTGAGGATATCACCAAAATCGTGGGAGACTATGGGCTTATATGTATTACTCGGGCTGGAAATGATGCTCAGAAATTCATCTATGAATCCGACGTGCTGTGGAAACACCAGAACAACATTCACCTGGTGAATGAATGGATCACCAATGACATCTCATCCACAAAGATCCGGCGAGCCCTCAGAAGGGGCCAGAGCATTCGCTACTTGGTACCAGACCTTGTCCAGGAATATATTGAGAAGCATAGTTTGTATAGCTCTGAGAGTGAGGAGAGGAATGTTGGGGTGATCCTAGCTCCTTTGCAGAGAAAAACTGCAGAAGCTGACACATGA
- the RBP7 gene encoding retinoid-binding protein 7 isoform X1 gives MGVHPGEGAPRPEAPPERTSLRSRLNARLRAAALGFPEPSGRPGEVPAGRINITWSWSGTRIPGPQRTFPSRSPAAPAPPDIDFATRKIARLLKPQKVIEQNGDSFTIHTNSSFRNYLVKFKVGEEFDEDNKGLDNRKCKSLVIWDNDRLTCVQKGQKKNRGWTHWIEGDQLHLEMFCEGQVCKQTFQRA, from the exons ATGGGGGTCCACCCGGGTGAGGGGGCGCCCCGGCCCGAAGCCCCTCCCGAGAGAACCTCGCTGCGCAGCCGCTTGAACGCGAGGCTCCGGGCGGCGGCTCTGGGATTCCCCGAGCCCAGTGGCCGTCCCGGGGAGGTCCCGGCCGGccgcatcaacatcacctggagcTGGTCCGGGACGCGGATTCCCGGGCCCCAGAGGACCTTCCCCAGCCGGTCTCCGGCCGCGCCCGCGCCCCCAG atATTGACTTTGCCACGCGTAAGATAGCCAGGCTGCTGAAACCACAGAAAGTGATTGAGCAGAATGGGGATTCTTTTACCATCCACACGAACAGCAGCTTCAGGAACTACCTTGTGAAATTTAAAGTTGGAGAAGAATTTGATGAGGATAACAAAGGCCTGGATAACAGAAAATGcaag AGCTTGGTCATCTGGGACAATGACAGACTCACCTGTGTGCAGAAGGGGCAAAAGAAGAACAGAGGCTGGACCCATTGGATTGAAGGGGACCAACTCCACCTG GAAATGTTCTGTGAAGGCCAAGTGTGCAAACAGACGTTCCAGAGAGCTTGA